One genomic region from Evansella sp. LMS18 encodes:
- the argH gene encoding argininosuccinate lyase, with the protein MSKLWGGRFTKETNKLVEELTASISFDQKLAKEDIEGSLAHVQMLGEQEIISTDDAEKIKNGLLKIKEKLAAGELEYTVENEDIHMNIEKFLIDEIGPVGGKLHTGRSRNDQVATDMHLYLKDHTEGIIELVEAVQTAIINQAEQNVETIIPGYTHLQRAQPVSFAHHLLAYFWMLERDKARLTDSLERVNWLPLGAGALAGTTFPIDRERVAELLGFEEVYPNSMDAVSDRDFILEFLSAGSILMMHISRLSEELVIWSSEEFKFVELDDSFCTGSSIMPQKKNPDVPELLRAKTGRVYGNLMSLLTVLKGLPLAYNKDMQEDKEGMFDTVETLEGSLQMLAPMIDTMTVNKGRMRQTVNQDFSNATDIADYLVTKGVSFREAHEVIGKIVLYAIGENKFLLDLGLEEYKQFSELFEDDIYEVLAPEHVVGARKSYGGTSQEQVKQQLELAKSKLK; encoded by the coding sequence CCAGAAGCTGGCGAAAGAGGATATCGAGGGGAGTCTCGCACATGTGCAGATGCTTGGAGAACAAGAAATTATCTCCACAGATGATGCGGAAAAAATAAAGAACGGACTCCTCAAAATAAAGGAAAAGCTGGCAGCCGGCGAACTGGAATACACAGTGGAAAATGAAGATATTCATATGAATATTGAAAAGTTCCTAATCGATGAAATCGGCCCTGTCGGTGGTAAACTGCATACTGGCAGAAGCCGGAACGACCAGGTTGCCACAGATATGCATCTTTATTTAAAAGACCATACCGAAGGCATTATTGAACTGGTGGAAGCAGTCCAGACAGCGATCATAAACCAGGCGGAGCAGAATGTAGAAACAATCATACCAGGCTACACTCACTTGCAGCGGGCCCAGCCGGTTTCCTTCGCTCATCATCTCCTGGCGTATTTTTGGATGCTTGAACGTGACAAAGCACGTTTAACAGACAGCCTTGAGCGGGTTAACTGGCTTCCTCTTGGTGCCGGGGCGCTTGCTGGGACAACCTTTCCTATCGACAGGGAGCGAGTCGCCGAACTCCTTGGTTTTGAAGAGGTTTACCCGAACAGCATGGACGCCGTTAGCGACCGTGACTTCATTCTGGAATTTCTTTCTGCAGGATCGATCTTAATGATGCATATCTCCAGGCTATCGGAGGAACTTGTGATCTGGAGCAGCGAAGAATTTAAGTTCGTGGAACTCGATGATTCCTTTTGCACAGGTTCAAGTATCATGCCGCAGAAGAAAAACCCGGACGTCCCGGAACTTCTTCGTGCAAAAACAGGACGGGTTTACGGCAATCTTATGAGTTTGTTAACTGTCCTTAAAGGCCTGCCACTCGCGTACAACAAGGATATGCAGGAGGATAAAGAGGGAATGTTCGATACAGTGGAAACACTGGAAGGCTCCCTGCAGATGCTTGCACCGATGATTGACACGATGACAGTAAATAAGGGCCGCATGCGCCAGACAGTCAACCAGGATTTTTCCAATGCAACGGACATCGCTGACTACCTGGTAACTAAGGGTGTGTCCTTCAGGGAGGCACATGAGGTGATTGGAAAAATCGTGCTGTATGCTATTGGTGAAAATAAATTCCTGCTGGATCTTGGTCTTGAGGAATATAAACAGTTCAGTGAGCTGTTTGAGGATGATATTTATGAAGTCCTTGCTCCGGAACATGTAGTAGGGGCAAGAAAAAGTTACGGAGGCACCTCGCAGGAGCAAGTTAAGCAGCAGCTTGAGCTTGCGAAGAGTAAACTAAAATAA